A stretch of the Bacillus anthracis str. Vollum genome encodes the following:
- a CDS encoding DUF1266 domain-containing protein, with protein sequence MFVSRKKKQVEQYFRCMSTICMDTYLLIHYFTKYEFTFIRDRILGKKFLKAQLRRFDCTEPEQLKEMIEWLLTEGSRQEFQTMYNQLTPLSEAQRKLLLPRQSNDEKMYVVNYSLHMLPDAGIAAFDYAWCICLSRIGKRLGYLSKKEAEYYMIQAAKLAQNSYSDWHEYFLAFHIGSHFNKLDIEFISKDKYNIFYTLGMFRVKDSYVHTIAWKNDLLTDMREG encoded by the coding sequence GTGTTCGTTTCAAGAAAGAAAAAACAGGTAGAACAATATTTTCGATGCATGTCTACAATATGTATGGATACTTATCTTCTTATTCATTATTTTACAAAATATGAATTTACATTTATAAGAGACCGTATACTTGGGAAAAAGTTTTTGAAAGCACAATTACGAAGATTTGATTGTACCGAACCGGAACAATTAAAAGAAATGATTGAGTGGTTATTAACAGAAGGATCACGCCAAGAATTTCAAACGATGTACAATCAATTAACCCCTCTTTCAGAAGCACAGCGAAAGCTATTACTTCCAAGACAATCAAACGATGAAAAAATGTACGTTGTGAATTACTCATTGCACATGTTACCTGATGCTGGGATTGCTGCATTTGATTATGCATGGTGTATTTGTTTAAGTCGAATTGGTAAAAGATTAGGTTATTTATCTAAAAAAGAAGCGGAATATTATATGATACAAGCGGCAAAACTTGCTCAAAACTCCTATTCAGATTGGCATGAGTACTTTCTTGCTTTTCATATCGGTAGTCACTTTAATAAATTGGACATAGAGTTCATAAGCAAAGATAAATACAATATTTTTTACACACTCGGTATGTTTAGAGTTAAAGATTCTTATGTGCATACAATTGCATGGAAAAATGACCTCCTTACAGATATGAGGGAAGGATAA
- a CDS encoding J domain-containing protein: MSIWNTLEIEPTDDISVIKKAYAKLLKIHHPEDDPEGYQRLREAFDQAVKSAKNMKDKLSIQIDEMNASDRELVFSPWTDSDAEIATTTIAEHPVYTFMESVEMLYDNFFARIEQGNWEEILRSDVIWDVQYAAALQDQLIEFFLNHYHFPHSIWELIDQVFRFSEQRNDLVNEYGENTIQFLLERISGEKEMRYDIFEKTADLDFELYFYIREEIQRKLIANELEDVKEELDRAFAMYQRDPELLRMQGIYYLRIDNKEKALQAFSNILLIDKDDPDALLYRARIQHNLGQFHDAIKDCEHLLSVYPEHMDAMFMMTKCLEKAGEIEKAEKIVQDAFQIDRNHVEFLSYFNSFLAQSGKKPNKPGVTMAYVFGWILMYSGMFLRRTWVYILFFILAIITRLPFKYILLLPVVWEAWKFYRLKIKI; this comes from the coding sequence ATGAGTATTTGGAATACATTGGAGATTGAACCTACTGACGATATTTCAGTCATTAAAAAAGCTTATGCAAAACTCCTGAAAATACATCATCCAGAAGATGACCCCGAAGGATATCAAAGATTAAGAGAAGCGTTTGACCAGGCAGTGAAAAGTGCGAAAAATATGAAAGATAAGCTGTCGATTCAAATAGATGAAATGAATGCTTCTGATAGGGAACTTGTATTTTCTCCATGGACTGATAGTGATGCGGAAATTGCTACTACTACAATTGCTGAACATCCAGTCTATACATTCATGGAAAGTGTTGAGATGCTTTATGATAATTTCTTTGCACGGATAGAGCAGGGGAATTGGGAGGAAATATTGCGTTCAGATGTGATATGGGATGTTCAATATGCAGCAGCACTACAAGATCAGTTAATTGAATTTTTCTTAAATCATTATCACTTCCCACATTCGATTTGGGAATTAATCGATCAAGTATTTCGATTCAGCGAGCAAAGAAATGATTTAGTAAATGAATATGGAGAAAATACAATTCAATTTTTATTAGAAAGAATTAGCGGCGAAAAAGAAATGCGTTACGATATCTTTGAAAAAACTGCTGATTTAGATTTTGAGTTGTATTTCTATATACGAGAAGAAATACAAAGGAAACTGATAGCGAATGAATTAGAAGATGTAAAAGAAGAACTGGATCGTGCGTTTGCAATGTATCAAAGGGACCCTGAATTATTACGTATGCAAGGTATTTATTATTTACGTATAGACAATAAGGAGAAGGCATTACAAGCATTTAGCAATATTCTGTTGATTGATAAAGACGACCCAGATGCATTATTATATCGTGCCCGTATTCAGCATAATCTTGGGCAATTTCACGATGCTATCAAAGATTGTGAACATCTTCTTTCTGTCTACCCAGAGCATATGGATGCGATGTTCATGATGACAAAATGCTTAGAAAAAGCGGGAGAAATAGAGAAAGCTGAAAAAATAGTGCAGGATGCTTTTCAAATAGACAGGAACCATGTTGAGTTTCTATCATATTTCAATTCGTTTTTGGCACAAAGCGGAAAGAAACCAAATAAACCAGGGGTTACAATGGCTTATGTATTTGGTTGGATATTGATGTATAGTGGCATGTTTTTAAGACGTACTTGGGTGTATATTTTATTTTTTATTCTTGCTATTATTACGCGATTACCTTTCAAATATATCCTTCTTCTTCCAGTTGTTTGGGAAGCATGGAAGTTTTATAGACTGAAAATCAAAATATAA
- the hscC gene encoding molecular chaperone HscC, with amino-acid sequence MAIIGIDLGTTNSLVATWSEDGATLIPNVLGEFLTPSVVSVDETGEILVGRIAKERLITHPQLTAATFKRFIGTEKKYELGTYTFSSEELSSFVIKSLKQDAEAYLNEEVTGAVISVPAYFNDTQRKSTKRAAEIAGLTVERLISEPTAAAIAYGLYQEESETKFLVFDLGGGTFDVSILELFEGIMDVKSIAGDNYLGGEDFTRSLMTFFLESHQLDPDSLDSKTLSLIYTQAERCKLTLCNESAATMNVVIQNQTYETSINRGEFEKIVTPLLLRLRYPIERALRDASLNPNDLDAVILIGGATRMPLVKSVISKMFGRMPYANINPDETVALGAAIQVALKERNKALEEVILTDVCPYSLGTSVVQEFGDGKSESGYFFPIIERNTPIPVSKVERLYTVKDKQQFITIDVYQGENRRVVNNLKLGELKIKIPPAPAGNESVDIRYTYDINGILEVEVISTSTGEKKRTIIQQNAGNLTDAEIEKRLLELRDIKIHPRDREENRLLLAKCERLYEELLGDERKKISILLQQFESVLTTQNDKKIKEASSILKEHIESMERWANR; translated from the coding sequence ATGGCGATAATTGGAATTGATTTAGGAACAACTAATAGTTTAGTAGCAACATGGTCGGAAGATGGTGCAACGCTTATTCCAAATGTTTTAGGTGAATTTCTCACACCATCGGTAGTTAGCGTTGATGAAACGGGTGAAATTTTAGTTGGGCGTATTGCGAAAGAGCGACTAATTACTCATCCACAACTGACAGCAGCAACTTTTAAACGTTTTATAGGAACAGAGAAAAAATATGAGCTGGGTACATATACTTTTTCATCTGAAGAGTTATCATCTTTTGTTATTAAATCTTTGAAACAAGACGCAGAAGCGTATTTAAATGAAGAGGTTACCGGTGCTGTAATTAGTGTCCCTGCCTATTTCAACGATACGCAGAGAAAGTCAACGAAACGTGCAGCGGAAATAGCAGGATTAACAGTAGAACGTCTTATTAGCGAACCAACGGCTGCGGCAATTGCTTATGGCTTATACCAAGAAGAATCGGAAACAAAATTTCTTGTATTTGATTTAGGTGGAGGAACTTTTGATGTTTCCATTTTGGAATTGTTTGAAGGGATAATGGATGTAAAATCTATTGCTGGTGATAATTATCTTGGTGGTGAAGATTTCACAAGAAGTTTAATGACCTTCTTCCTAGAATCGCATCAACTGGATCCAGATTCACTGGATTCAAAAACATTATCATTAATTTATACACAAGCAGAACGTTGTAAGCTTACTTTGTGTAATGAATCAGCTGCGACTATGAATGTTGTGATTCAAAATCAAACATATGAAACGAGTATAAATAGGGGAGAATTCGAAAAAATTGTAACGCCACTACTGTTACGTCTTCGTTATCCAATTGAACGTGCTCTTCGCGATGCTTCGTTAAACCCGAATGATTTAGATGCTGTAATTTTAATTGGTGGAGCTACTCGAATGCCTCTTGTGAAATCTGTTATTTCTAAAATGTTTGGGCGTATGCCTTATGCAAATATAAATCCAGATGAAACAGTTGCTTTAGGTGCTGCAATTCAAGTTGCCTTAAAAGAACGAAATAAGGCTTTAGAAGAAGTGATTTTAACCGATGTCTGTCCATATTCTTTAGGAACAAGTGTTGTTCAAGAATTTGGAGATGGTAAGTCAGAGTCTGGGTACTTCTTCCCTATTATAGAGAGAAATACACCAATTCCTGTAAGTAAGGTGGAGCGACTATATACAGTAAAGGATAAACAACAATTTATAACTATTGATGTTTATCAAGGGGAAAACCGTAGGGTAGTAAATAATTTAAAACTAGGTGAGCTCAAAATTAAGATTCCTCCTGCTCCTGCTGGAAATGAGTCGGTTGATATTCGTTATACATACGACATTAATGGCATTCTTGAAGTTGAGGTAATAAGTACATCAACTGGAGAAAAGAAAAGAACGATCATACAGCAAAACGCTGGAAATCTTACAGATGCAGAAATAGAAAAGAGACTTTTAGAGTTAAGAGATATTAAAATTCATCCGAGAGATAGAGAAGAAAATCGACTTCTTCTTGCAAAGTGCGAAAGGCTTTATGAAGAGTTACTTGGTGATGAACGCAAAAAGATTTCTATATTACTGCAACAATTTGAGAGCGTGCTTACAACGCAAAATGATAAAAAGATTAAAGAAGCTTCCAGTATATTAAAAGAACATATTGAAAGTATGGAAAGGTGGGCAAATCGCTAA
- a CDS encoding SDR family oxidoreductase encodes MKNLDGKVALVTGASRGIGRAIAMRLANDGALVAIHYGRNKQAADETIREIESNEGKAFLIEADLNSIDGVKKLVEQLKNELQIRVGTSEIDILVNNAGIGTQGTIENTTEEIFDEIMAVNIKAPFFLIQQTLPLLRAEGRVINISSAEVRLGFTGSIAYGLSKGALNTMTLPLAKHLGERGITVNTIMPGYTKTDINAKLLDDPEIRNFAANSSVFGRIGQVEDIADAVAFLAASDSRWVTGQIIDVSGGFCL; translated from the coding sequence ATGAAGAATCTTGATGGGAAAGTAGCGTTAGTAACAGGGGCGAGTCGCGGTATTGGTCGTGCGATTGCGATGAGATTGGCAAACGACGGTGCATTAGTTGCGATTCACTACGGCCGGAATAAGCAAGCTGCAGATGAAACAATTAGGGAGATTGAATCTAATGAAGGAAAGGCATTTTTAATTGAAGCTGATCTTAATTCAATCGATGGTGTTAAAAAGCTAGTAGAACAATTAAAGAATGAATTACAAATAAGAGTTGGTACATCAGAGATTGATATTTTAGTAAACAATGCAGGGATAGGTACACAAGGGACGATTGAAAATACGACAGAAGAAATTTTTGATGAAATTATGGCCGTAAATATTAAGGCGCCGTTCTTCTTAATTCAGCAAACATTACCGTTACTACGAGCAGAGGGGCGCGTTATTAACATTTCATCAGCTGAAGTAAGACTTGGTTTTACAGGATCCATTGCATACGGTTTAAGTAAAGGTGCACTCAATACGATGACACTGCCTCTAGCTAAACATCTTGGAGAAAGAGGTATAACAGTGAATACAATTATGCCTGGATATACGAAGACAGATATCAATGCAAAATTGCTAGATGATCCGGAAATACGAAATTTTGCTGCGAATTCATCTGTGTTCGGACGAATAGGGCAAGTTGAAGATATTGCAGATGCAGTAGCATTCCTTGCTGCTTCTGATAGTCGATGGGTAACGGGGCAAATTATAGATGTTTCTGGTGGATTTTGTTTATAG
- a CDS encoding Lrp/AsnC family transcriptional regulator: MQNAVKLDEIDHKIMNLLYENARISVSEIGRIISMTQPAVKERINKLEDQGVIAAYRTKFEPSKINKNIQAFIMFKTSQCSDFIQYCNAAPEVTDLYRISGEFNYMMKVMSDSMDSLAAFLDSLMQFGLSSPLIVLKSEFEEKLSF, from the coding sequence ATGCAAAACGCAGTAAAATTAGATGAAATCGATCATAAAATTATGAACTTGTTGTATGAAAATGCGAGAATTTCTGTTTCAGAAATAGGACGAATTATATCCATGACGCAACCGGCTGTAAAGGAGCGTATAAATAAACTTGAAGATCAAGGGGTCATAGCAGCTTACCGAACGAAATTTGAGCCTTCCAAAATTAATAAAAATATTCAAGCATTCATCATGTTTAAAACGAGCCAATGCTCTGATTTTATCCAATATTGTAATGCCGCTCCTGAAGTAACTGATTTATATCGAATTAGTGGGGAGTTTAATTATATGATGAAGGTCATGAGCGATTCGATGGATTCCCTCGCTGCATTTTTAGACTCTTTAATGCAATTCGGATTATCATCTCCTTTAATTGTTTTAAAGAGTGAGTTTGAAGAGAAATTGTCGTTCTAA
- a CDS encoding M20 family metallopeptidase encodes MGATGVASQRKTIEESIERNKEKYIETSHDIHANPEIGNQEFYASRTLSLLLGSAGFQLQHNIAGHETGFIARKSSGKQGPAIAFLAEYDALPGLGHACGHNLIGTISVAAAIALSETLEEIGGEVVVFGTPAEEGGPNGSAKSSYVKAGLFKNIDAALMIHPSGKTATTSPSLAVDPLDFHFYGKTAHAAASPEEGINALDAVIQLYNSINALRQQLPSDVKIHGVITEGGKAPNIIPDYAAARFFIRAATRKRCAEVTEKVKNIAQGAALATDTKVKIHQFQNEIDELLVTKTYNDVVAEELELLGEDVNRKERFGIGSTDAGNVSQVVPTIHPYIKIGPDDLIAHTNEFREAARSELGDKALITSAKALANTAYRLITEEGLLEKVKEEFREAQRNQG; translated from the coding sequence ATGGGAGCGACAGGAGTAGCGTCACAAAGAAAAACAATTGAAGAGAGTATCGAAAGAAATAAGGAAAAGTACATAGAAACAAGTCATGATATTCATGCGAATCCGGAGATTGGTAATCAAGAATTTTACGCATCTAGAACGTTAAGTTTATTACTAGGTAGTGCAGGATTTCAGTTGCAGCACAATATAGCTGGACACGAAACAGGATTTATCGCGCGAAAAAGTTCAGGAAAACAAGGACCAGCAATCGCATTTTTAGCTGAGTATGACGCTTTACCAGGACTCGGTCATGCGTGTGGTCACAATTTAATCGGCACAATTAGCGTTGCAGCAGCGATTGCATTATCAGAAACACTCGAAGAAATTGGTGGAGAAGTTGTCGTATTCGGAACACCAGCAGAAGAAGGCGGGCCAAATGGTAGCGCAAAATCGAGTTATGTAAAAGCAGGTTTATTTAAAAATATTGATGCGGCGCTTATGATTCATCCGAGCGGAAAAACAGCGACAACGAGCCCTTCACTAGCAGTCGATCCACTTGATTTTCATTTTTACGGAAAAACAGCTCACGCGGCAGCGTCACCTGAAGAAGGAATTAATGCATTAGATGCGGTGATTCAGCTGTACAACAGCATTAACGCACTTCGCCAACAACTTCCGTCAGACGTGAAAATTCATGGCGTTATTACAGAAGGCGGAAAAGCACCTAACATTATTCCTGACTACGCCGCAGCAAGATTCTTCATCCGTGCAGCAACGCGAAAAAGATGTGCAGAAGTAACAGAAAAAGTAAAAAATATTGCACAGGGAGCAGCGTTAGCAACAGACACAAAAGTAAAAATCCATCAATTCCAAAATGAAATCGATGAACTGCTCGTAACAAAAACATATAACGACGTCGTAGCTGAAGAACTAGAATTACTCGGGGAAGACGTAAATCGTAAAGAAAGATTTGGTATTGGTTCAACCGATGCAGGAAACGTTAGCCAAGTTGTACCGACAATCCACCCGTACATTAAAATCGGCCCAGATGATTTAATTGCACATACGAATGAATTTAGAGAAGCAGCACGTTCAGAATTAGGAGACAAAGCTCTAATTACATCAGCAAAAGCACTAGCAAATACCGCGTATCGATTAATTACAGAAGAAGGGTTGTTAGAGAAGGTGAAGGAAGAGTTTAGAGAGGCGCAGAGAAATCAGGGGTAG
- a CDS encoding AAA domain-containing protein → MFGEKEGDYTMNTPTQTPSLSETMKEWHYALAYEIKHWKTIGGSKISIMNGRFLYTDYESTVYVFQLISEVSLPEGSPIRIEFDGEEATGEVLSVHGLEIELKLNDYIQGEIREAVLYSEPWQLLEQLQERLKEARKDKLKRNRIKRLVDGTSSPKHIEKMKNPKNELAYRAFYNPTTYVWGPPGTGKSYNLSRIISAHYQKGKSVLVLAHSNAAVDVLMSEVTKQIEKKKKWTPGEIVRYGYSQHEHIRNHETLLASKLVETTNGSWGEERLYLEETRQELREKILSYKATSADKKRMQEIESDLRKQRAKIKEVEKEYIENAKVIGATLSKCAIDSLIYERTFDLVVVDEVSMAFVPQIALAASLGKRIVVCGDFLQLPPIAMANHELVRKWLGEDMFYHAGIVESVNKSEAHPNLFMLQEQRRMHADISKFTNSFIYKNRVYDHPSVSERKELAQLQPFANEASVLFDTSQMGAFSLKDAASGSRFNIMSGLVAMQMMLIGLLDGVQSIGIVTPYRAQSRFLSTCIREMLQRTKYQNIPVLAATVHKFQGSERDMMIFDTVDSYPQERPGVLFFDHKNHRLVNVAVTRARGKFIQLSDCHYMCKNLSRKQALSQLTAHIERHGDVYDRTTSRQLWERKISKRLRWFMEMNLEEPKGLLKDILAAKRKIVISLPSTKQVDKRVWQALMRTNAQITVYSDGPVPLKNVKLQRQNKAFPFIVIDDEIFWAGAPLTSQMMFEGSTEFPYVCARLQAPETIGVLKGFLDIR, encoded by the coding sequence ATGTTTGGGGAGAAGGAAGGAGATTATACGATGAATACACCTACTCAAACTCCTTCATTATCGGAAACGATGAAAGAGTGGCATTATGCATTAGCATATGAAATTAAACATTGGAAAACGATAGGTGGTAGTAAAATTTCTATCATGAACGGTCGTTTTTTATATACAGATTATGAAAGTACAGTATATGTATTTCAGCTTATTTCGGAAGTAAGCTTACCTGAAGGTTCACCCATTCGAATTGAGTTCGATGGTGAGGAAGCGACAGGGGAAGTATTATCTGTACATGGATTAGAAATAGAACTGAAATTAAATGATTATATACAAGGTGAAATACGAGAAGCTGTTTTATACAGTGAACCGTGGCAGCTTTTAGAGCAACTACAAGAGAGGTTGAAGGAAGCGCGTAAAGATAAGCTAAAACGTAATCGTATAAAGCGTCTTGTTGATGGGACGAGCAGTCCGAAACATATCGAGAAGATGAAAAACCCGAAAAATGAATTGGCGTATCGTGCGTTTTACAATCCGACAACGTACGTATGGGGACCACCTGGAACAGGGAAGTCTTACAATTTATCACGCATTATTTCGGCTCATTATCAAAAAGGAAAGTCGGTACTTGTGTTAGCTCATAGTAACGCCGCAGTGGACGTATTAATGAGTGAAGTAACGAAGCAAATTGAAAAGAAAAAGAAATGGACACCTGGCGAAATTGTTCGTTACGGTTATAGTCAACATGAACATATACGAAATCATGAAACGCTTCTTGCATCGAAGTTAGTTGAAACGACGAACGGATCATGGGGTGAGGAAAGACTCTACTTAGAAGAAACACGCCAAGAGCTTCGTGAAAAAATCTTATCGTATAAAGCAACATCTGCTGATAAGAAGCGTATGCAGGAGATTGAAAGTGATCTTCGAAAACAGAGAGCGAAAATTAAAGAAGTAGAAAAAGAATACATTGAAAATGCGAAAGTAATCGGTGCAACTTTATCGAAATGTGCCATTGATTCACTTATTTATGAGCGTACATTTGATTTAGTTGTCGTAGATGAAGTGAGTATGGCGTTCGTTCCGCAAATCGCATTAGCTGCTTCACTTGGAAAACGTATCGTCGTTTGTGGTGACTTTTTACAGTTACCTCCAATTGCGATGGCCAACCATGAACTCGTACGAAAATGGCTCGGCGAAGATATGTTTTACCATGCCGGAATTGTTGAGTCTGTCAATAAATCAGAAGCACATCCGAACCTATTTATGCTGCAGGAACAAAGACGTATGCATGCGGATATATCGAAATTTACAAACTCATTTATTTATAAAAATAGGGTATATGATCATCCATCAGTTTCAGAACGTAAAGAACTTGCGCAATTGCAGCCATTCGCAAATGAAGCTAGTGTTTTATTTGATACGAGCCAAATGGGGGCCTTTTCGTTAAAAGATGCTGCTTCAGGATCTCGTTTTAACATTATGTCTGGTTTAGTAGCAATGCAAATGATGTTAATCGGACTGTTAGATGGTGTGCAATCAATTGGTATTGTGACGCCTTACAGAGCGCAGTCTCGCTTTTTATCAACGTGTATTAGAGAGATGTTACAGAGAACGAAATATCAAAACATACCAGTTTTAGCGGCGACAGTTCATAAATTCCAAGGATCTGAAAGAGATATGATGATCTTTGATACGGTTGACAGTTATCCACAAGAACGACCTGGCGTTTTATTCTTTGACCATAAAAATCATCGTCTCGTCAACGTTGCTGTGACAAGGGCGAGAGGGAAGTTCATTCAATTATCAGATTGTCATTATATGTGTAAAAACCTTTCTAGAAAACAAGCGTTGTCACAATTAACTGCTCATATAGAACGCCACGGAGATGTGTATGATCGCACGACATCAAGACAATTGTGGGAGCGAAAAATATCGAAACGATTACGTTGGTTTATGGAAATGAATCTGGAAGAGCCGAAAGGGCTATTAAAAGATATTTTAGCTGCAAAACGAAAAATCGTGATTTCACTTCCAAGTACAAAACAAGTGGATAAACGAGTATGGCAAGCGTTAATGCGTACAAATGCGCAAATAACGGTGTATAGTGATGGACCAGTTCCATTGAAAAATGTAAAGTTACAAAGACAAAATAAAGCATTCCCGTTTATCGTAATCGATGATGAAATCTTTTGGGCAGGGGCGCCCCTCACATCTCAAATGATGTTTGAAGGCAGTACAGAATTTCCATACGTATGTGCAAGACTGCAAGCACCTGAGACAATTGGTGTATTAAAAGGATTTTTAGATATTCGGTAA